TTGAACGCGCTGTTTTGGTTGTTGTCCGAGAGCGCCATGTAGGCGGAGATGCGGCCGTTCGGCGATGCAAATCCCCACTCTGCGTTGGCGATGTGTTGGAATGCCGGCGAGCCGATGCCGAACAGCCCCGTCGCAAAGCCCGGATATGCTCCGCGCTTGGCAATCAGGTTGAAGGTACCGGTGCCGTAGTTGTCCTGGGACGCGTTGCCAAGGCCCGGCGTCAGCTGGGCGCTTTGCAGTCCGAGACCCGGAACGCTCAGCGAGTTCGTAAACTGGTTCGTGAACGCATCCGTAAACGGAATGCCTTCGAATTCAAAGTTCTCTTCGTTCTCGCGGCCGCCCCGGATAACCGGATAACCGCTGCTGTCGAGTGAACCGCCGGGCAGCGACGTAATAAGCGTCGATTCCGCGAGGTTCAGCGACGTGCCGAGAATCGTTTGAACTTGGTGCTGGGTAACGTTGTACGTATTCACCGTTTGATTCGGTTGAAACGCACCACCCATGCTCCGCGAGGTCACGTGAACGATCGTCTTCAGTGACTTGACCAGCGTCGTACTGACGGTGGTCGTCAAATCGGCGAAAACGTTTTGACCCGGAACGGAGACCGGCTCGTATCCCGCAATGGTGAACGAAACCGAATAGGTGTCGGGTGATAAACCCGCCATAGAAAAGAACCCGCGGCTATTCGTCGTGGCCGTAGCGCGCCCGGTAGGCGCGACAGCCGTGACTTGCACGTTAGCCAGTGGTGCCGATGTCGCGGAATCCGTAACGGTTCCGGCTAGGATCCCCGTCGTTCCCGCAAACGCCGGCGCACATGACTGAACGAGCAAAAAGCCCGAGATTAAAAGTGCAACGGACAAACGTAAAATCGTCCGCGCACTTTGCTTGCCATGAAAAGAGCTCATTAGCTTCCCTTTCAAGAGATGCAAATAGCGCCGCTAAAATGGGCAGACCCCGGTCTACCTGTTGAAGCCGATTCCCCCAGGCGACTTTAATCCCTTTTTAAGGAATGGGCCCTAGGCTCTATATGCCCCGCCCCTGTGTCATGATTTTGTCACAGTACATTAAGGGCCTAAAAGGTCATGGTGACGACGATGGTGTCGGTATAGCCCCCGACCGAGACGTCGTTGGCTCCGCCCGAGATGGCGGCGGGTATGAACCCAAAGACGGTGGCGGAAAAGGCCACGTTGTTCGCGCAGCAGCCCGAGGCCAACTGGACGCTGGCCGTCGTCGCGTCGAGGGTGGGGTTTCCCCAGATCGTGGCGTGAGCGGCCGTCGTGTAAAGGTTGTAGGTAACGACGTCGGCCGAGTCGCCGTTGGTCAGGCAGGCTCCGGACGTGCAGGCCATCTTGCGGGGATGATAGGTCGTAGAGCCGCCCTTGCTGAGCGTAATGATCGGTCTGACCGTGCTGCTGCTTCCGGCGGTGCACAATCCGTTAATCGTTCCCGTCGACGAAACAGCGGCGCCGTAAACATCATAGTTCCCGAACAAAACGCTCGGAGAACTCGTGAAGCCGCAAAGCGGCGCGGCCTGGACTCTGTGAGGCCACAGCACGATCGCCAAACATGCGAACGCGACGATCCAAAGGACATGCCGGCGCATGCGCTTACTTCAGAAAGTTTCCGAAAGCGAACGGCTGCGCGCCAACCGCGATCGTGTTGGTCACGGCGTTGGTCAAAGTCGAAATAACCGACACTGTCCCACTGTTTGCATTGGCCACGTAAACCTCGGTGCTGCTGACGGAAACCCCTTCCGGAAGCAGGCCGACTCGAACCGTCGCGACGACGGCGTGCGTTGCGGTGTTCAATACCGTTAACGTATTGCCGCCGTTGTTGCTGATGTAGGCAGTCGTTCCGGCTGCGTTGAGGGCCACGCCGGCGCAGCCGCCGCTGAACGGCTGGAAGGCTGCTTCCGTTCGCGTAACAGTATTCACGTACGACAAGCCGCCGTTGTCGCAAACGTATAACGTCGAACCGTCAGGGCTCAACGCAGTCCCGTTGGCGGAGCCGCTCAAAGCGATGCTTCCAAGATAGGCGCC
This Candidatus Rubrimentiphilum sp. DNA region includes the following protein-coding sequences:
- a CDS encoding spore coat protein U domain-containing protein — its product is MRRHVLWIVAFACLAIVLWPHRVQAAPLCGFTSSPSVLFGNYDVYGAAVSSTGTINGLCTAGSSSTVRPIITLSKGGSTTYHPRKMACTSGACLTNGDSADVVTYNLYTTAAHATIWGNPTLDATTASVQLASGCCANNVAFSATVFGFIPAAISGGANDVSVGGYTDTIVVTMTF